A portion of the Mycobacterium paraseoulense genome contains these proteins:
- a CDS encoding GGDEF domain-containing protein, translated as MTALFSPWWRADQYDWLSGYLASRRLSGATRAVMASIAASMVLCLLALLAGSDGPRGQVPVAMTWVAVAGGVAGVLLWVWRWPTHRQSVVFAVTCNTAVALACLAHPNPLAALIGCIAFATFGAYMAFFHTTGLVLYNFAVAAAVGSWEALSLARSGHPNLAGVDLWLVIEVNIALPLAIRVLVRALSGDLLTADRDPLTGLLNRRAFQHEALGMILARRGIDSHLVVMLIDLDRFKALNDRCGHAAGDHALVQVAQALLAAADGQAVVARSGGEEFLLAGTSAACNAESLAARMCRAIAASTAGVTASIGTACARLDDTSVEPQALLGELITAADAAMYQAKRLGGNRSSHHELC; from the coding sequence GCATCGATCGCCGCGTCGATGGTGTTGTGCCTCCTCGCGCTGCTGGCCGGTTCGGACGGTCCCCGCGGGCAGGTCCCGGTGGCGATGACGTGGGTCGCCGTCGCCGGCGGGGTCGCTGGAGTGTTGTTGTGGGTATGGCGCTGGCCCACACACCGGCAGTCGGTGGTCTTCGCCGTCACGTGCAACACCGCGGTCGCCCTGGCGTGTCTGGCGCACCCGAACCCGCTGGCCGCCCTGATCGGGTGCATCGCTTTCGCGACGTTCGGCGCCTACATGGCGTTCTTCCACACGACGGGATTGGTGCTGTACAACTTCGCGGTGGCCGCCGCGGTCGGCTCATGGGAGGCCTTGTCGCTGGCGCGATCCGGGCACCCCAACCTTGCCGGGGTGGATTTGTGGCTGGTGATCGAGGTGAACATCGCCCTGCCGTTGGCGATCCGGGTCCTGGTGCGCGCCCTGTCGGGAGACCTGCTGACCGCGGACCGCGATCCGTTGACGGGCCTGCTCAACAGGCGCGCATTTCAGCACGAGGCGCTGGGGATGATCCTGGCGCGCCGGGGCATCGACTCCCACCTCGTGGTCATGCTGATCGACCTCGACAGATTCAAAGCCCTCAACGACAGGTGCGGCCACGCCGCCGGCGACCATGCGCTGGTCCAGGTCGCGCAGGCGCTGTTGGCTGCCGCCGACGGCCAGGCGGTGGTGGCGCGAAGCGGCGGCGAGGAATTCCTGTTGGCCGGCACGTCGGCGGCCTGCAACGCCGAGTCGTTGGCCGCGCGGATGTGCCGGGCCATCGCGGCCTCGACCGCGGGCGTCACCGCCAGCATCGGCACCGCCTGCGCCCGCCTCGACGACACGTCGGTCGAACCGCAAGCTCTTCTGGGCGAGTTGATCACCGCCGCCGACGCGGCGATGTACCAGGCTAAACGGTTGGGGGGCAACCGAAGTAGTCATCACGAACTCTGTTGA
- a CDS encoding succinate dehydrogenase iron-sulfur subunit, whose protein sequence is MSESVDVEVDRGPEPPLPPIPDGAVMVTLKIARFNPDDPDAFAKTAGWQSFRVPCLPSDRLLNLLIYIKSYLDGTLTFRRSCAHGVCGSDAMRINGVNRLACKVLMRDLLPEKKGKQLTVTVEPIRGLPVEKDLVVNMEPFFDAYRAVKPYLVTSGNPPTRERIQSPTDRARYDDTTKCILCAACTTSCPVFWHEGSYYGPAAIVNAHRFIFDSRDEAAAERLDILNEVDGVWRCRTTFNCTECCPRGIQITKAIQEVKRALMFTR, encoded by the coding sequence ATGTCCGAGAGCGTCGATGTCGAGGTGGACCGGGGACCGGAGCCGCCCTTGCCACCCATCCCCGATGGGGCGGTGATGGTGACCCTCAAGATCGCCCGGTTCAACCCCGACGATCCCGACGCCTTCGCGAAAACCGCTGGCTGGCAAAGCTTTCGGGTGCCATGCCTGCCCAGCGACCGGCTGCTCAACCTGCTGATCTACATCAAGAGCTACCTGGACGGAACGCTGACCTTCCGGCGTTCCTGCGCCCACGGGGTGTGCGGTTCGGACGCCATGCGCATCAACGGCGTCAACCGGCTGGCCTGCAAGGTGCTGATGCGCGACCTGCTGCCCGAGAAGAAGGGCAAGCAACTCACCGTCACGGTCGAACCGATCCGCGGCCTGCCCGTGGAGAAGGATCTGGTCGTCAACATGGAGCCCTTCTTCGACGCCTACCGCGCGGTCAAGCCGTACCTGGTCACCAGCGGGAATCCGCCGACGCGGGAACGCATTCAGAGTCCCACCGACCGCGCGCGCTACGACGACACCACCAAATGCATCCTGTGCGCGGCCTGCACCACCAGCTGCCCCGTGTTCTGGCACGAGGGCAGCTATTACGGCCCCGCGGCGATCGTCAACGCGCACCGGTTCATCTTCGACAGCCGCGACGAGGCCGCCGCCGAACGCCTTGACATCCTCAACGAGGTGGACGGCGTGTGGCGGTGCCGCACCACCTTCAACTGCACCGAGTGCTGCCCGCGCGGCATCCAGATCACCAAGGCCATCCAGGAGGTCAAGCGCGCGCTGATGTTCACGCGCTGA